From the Jeongeupia sp. HS-3 genome, the window AAAAACAAGGCGCTCGACCTCGGCCTGCTGCTGCTCAGCTGCGGCATGCATGGCAACGTCATCCGCTTTCTATGCCCGCTGACGATTGAAGATGCACTGCTCGACGAAGCGCTCGACCTGCTCGAAACCGCCATGCGTGCGTGAACCCCAAACGCCCTTGCCTCGGCATGGGTACTCAGGATCCAGACCGATGTTGAAACTGAACAACCCCGCGCTGCTGCGCCAGCAATGTCCGGTCGCCGGCGCTTGGATAAACGCCGATAGCGGCGCCACCCTCGCTGTGACCAATCCGGCCACCGGCGAGACGATCGGCAGCGTGCCGAAAATGGGCGCAGCCGAGACCCGCCGCGCCATCGAGGCCGCAAAGACGGCGATGAAGAGCTGGCAACAACGTACCGCCAAGGAACGCGCCAGCGTGCTGCGCCGCTGGTTTGAGCTGATGCTCGCCAACCAGGATGATTTGGCCGCCATTCTCACCGCCGAGCAGGGCAAACCGCTGGCCGAGGCCAGGGGCGAAATTGCCTACGGCGCCGGCTATATCGAATGGTTTGCCGAAGAGGCCAAACGCGTTTACGGCGACACCATTCCGAGCCACGGCGCGGACAAACGCCTCATCGTCATCAAGCAGCCGATCGGCGTCACCGCGGCGATCACGCCGTGGAACTTCCCGAACGCGATGATCGCCCGCAAGGTCGGCCCGGCGCTGGCGGCCGGCTGCGCGATGGTGCTCAAACCGGCATCGCAAACGCCGCTGTCGGCGCTGGCGCTGGCGGCACTGGCCTTTGATGCCGGCGTGCCGCCGGGCCTGTTCAGCGTGGTGACGGGCTCGGCCGGCGAAATCGGCGCCGAACTGAGCGGCAATCCGCTGGTCGCCAAGCTGTCGTTCACCGGCTCGACCGAAGTCGGCAAGCAACTGCTGGCGCAATGCGCGAACACGGTGAAAAGAACCTCGATGGAGCTCGGCGGCAACGCGCCCTTCGTGGTGTTCGACGATGCCGACCTCGA encodes:
- the gabD gene encoding NADP-dependent succinate-semialdehyde dehydrogenase — encoded protein: MLKLNNPALLRQQCPVAGAWINADSGATLAVTNPATGETIGSVPKMGAAETRRAIEAAKTAMKSWQQRTAKERASVLRRWFELMLANQDDLAAILTAEQGKPLAEARGEIAYGAGYIEWFAEEAKRVYGDTIPSHGADKRLIVIKQPIGVTAAITPWNFPNAMIARKVGPALAAGCAMVLKPASQTPLSALALAALAFDAGVPPGLFSVVTGSAGEIGAELSGNPLVAKLSFTGSTEVGKQLLAQCANTVKRTSMELGGNAPFVVFDDADLDAAVDGAIASKYRNAGQTCVCANRLYVQAGVYDAFAAKLAAAVARLKVGNGVDPGVTQGPLIDEKAVHKVEEHIADALAHGGEIVIGGQRHALGHTFFEPTIIKHANARMKLAREETFGPLAPLFRFETEAELIAQANDTEFGLASYFYSRDIGRIWRVAEALEYGMVGINTGLISTEVAPFGGVKQSGLGREGSHYGIDDYLELKYLCLGGLDR